Proteins from a genomic interval of Fusarium oxysporum Fo47 chromosome I, complete sequence:
- a CDS encoding histone acetyltransferase subunit NuA4-domain-containing protein — translation MAERKPSNGAVAGTGQVTMSEYKKAQARVRDLVEKRRMLEKRLAQVEDSISQKETAYLDSTPSGNIITGFDNYMKGMSGAAAQRRKAGPMEQNRVFSRSSISYRPNNLEGITPGSGGSTPAGATPLSAAFRDGPSNHPTPTSSTAAKNASKSKKKTVEHEDSENDTSTSKKRTNFGAQRK, via the exons ATGGCTGAGAGAAAGCCATCAAACGGAGCTGTAGCTGGTACTGGACAAGTGACGATGTCCGAGTACAAGAAGGCGCAAGCCCGGGTTCGGGATCTGGTCGAGAAGCGCAGAATGCTAGAGAAACGCTTG GCACAAGTTGAAGACAGCATCTCCCAGAAGGAGACTGCATACCTCGACAGCACACCAAGCGGCAACATCATCACCGGTTTCGACAACTACATGAAGGGCATGAGTGGTGCGGCAGCACAGCGACGAAAGGCTGGTCCGATGGAACAGAACAGAGTCTTCTCACGATCGTCGATTTCCTACCGACCTAACAATCTG GAGGGTATCACACCCGGATCAGGAGGCTCGACGCCAGCTGGGGCGACACCATTATCCGCCGCATTTAGAGACGGACCCTCGAATCACCCGACACCGACATCTTCGACTGCGGCTAAGAACGCAAgcaagtcgaagaagaaaacgGTCGAGCACGAGGACAGCGAAAACGATACTTCGACGAGCAAGAAGCGAACGAATTTTGGAGCGCAGCGCAAGTAG
- a CDS encoding tRNA synthetases class II core domain (F)-domain-containing protein, giving the protein MTTSSSAPSGDLTSQILQALSEKSPLLSSEAFPAIAFQDIKAALDRLASRSMITYETIDKEEAILEPEAEQIAEHGSHEARVFEALRNAVEGLSIQDLEKAIGDKTVTKVGQGKAFKEKWIKKSADGKLVATAESIEDVTQAQLQKIKETRTHEPKILTDLRKRKLIKMQKVISFKIEKGPKFALEIQKEETDLTADMIASGSWKTANFKPYNFKALGADQNAGALHPLNKVRHEFRQIFFEMGFEEMPTNKFVETGFWNFDALFVPQQHPARDLQDTFYISDPKVGDAPRSEEGQNTEEYWENIKQVHQNGKFGSIGYRYPWSAEETKRLVLRTHTTAISTAMLYKLAAQKGPDGRPPPARYFSIDRVFRNETVDATHLAEFHQVEGVIADYGLTLGGLMEFMEVFFAKMGITNLKFKPAYNPYTEPSMEIFSYHEGLGKLVEIGNSGMFRPEMLEPMGLPKDMRVFGWGLSLERPTMIKYKISNIRELLGHKVDLNFIERNPAVRLEKE; this is encoded by the exons ATGACGACTTCAAGCTCCGCTCCCTCGGGGGATCTCACCTCCCAGATCCTTCAGGCCCTGTCGGAAAAGAGCCCCTTGCTCTCCTCAGAGGCCTTCCCCGCCATCGCCTTCCAGGACATCAAGGCTGCACTTGATCGTCTGGCTTCACGATCTATGATCACATACGAGACAATTGACAAGGAAGAGGCTATCCTTGAGCCCGAAGCGGAGCAAATTGCTGAGCATGGTAGTCATGAGGCGCGTGTTTTTGAGGCGCTTCGAAATGCCGTGGAGGGGTTGTCGATCCAGGACCTAGAGAAGGCCATTGGCGACAAGACGGTGACCAAGGTCGGACAGGGCAAGGCTTTCAAGGAAAAATGGATTAAGAAGAGCGCCGACGGCAAGCTGGTAGCCACT GCTGAGTCGATCGAAGATGTCACCCAAGCGCAGCTacagaagatcaaggagaccCGGACACACGAGCCCAAAATCTTGACCGATCTGCGAAAACGAAAGCTGATCAAGATGCAAAAGGTTATCAGCTTCAAGATTGAAAAGGGACCCAAGTTCGCCCTCGAGATTCAGAAGGAGGAGACCGACTTGACAGCCGACATGATTGCTTCTGGATCATGGAAGACTGCCAATTTCAAGCCCTACAACTTCAAGGCTCTCGGCGCGGACCAAAATGCTGGCGCACTTCACCCCCTGAACAAGGTCCGACATGAATTCCGACAGATTTTCTTCGAGATGGGTTTCGAGGAGATGCCTACCAACAAGTTTGTCGAGACTGGATTCTGGAACTTCGACGCCCTCTTCGTGCCCCAGCAGCACCCCGCCCGTGATCTTCAAGATACCTTCTACATCTCAGACCCCAAGGTGGGAGACGCACCACGATCGGAGGAAGGACAGAACACAGAAGAGTACTGGGAGAACATCAAGCAGGTTCACCAGAACGGCAAGTTTGGGTCGATCGGTTACAGATACCCCTGGTCAGCGGAGGAGACCAAGAGACTGGTGCTCCGAACCCACACTACTGCCATTTCAACGGCCATGCTTTACAAGCTAGCAGCGCAGAAGGGGCCTGATGGACGCCCACCTCCAGCGCGATACTTCTCTATTGATCGTGTCTTCCGAAATGAGACAGTTGACGCAACCCATTTGGCCGAATTCCACCAGGTTGAGGGTGTTATCGCCGACTACGGTCTCACTCTTGGTGGTTTGATGGAGTTCATGGAAGTCTTCTTTGCCAAGATGGGCATCACCAACCTCAAGTTCAAGCCCGCCTACAACCCTTACACCGAGCCCAGTATGGAAATCTTCAGCTATCACGAGGGTCTGGGCAAGTTGGTGGAGATCGGAAACAGTGGCATGTTCCGACCTGAAATGCTGGAACCCATGGGCCTGCCAAAGGACATGCGGGTGTTTGGCTGGGGTCTGTCCCTGGAGCGACCGACCATGATCAAGTACAAGATCTCTAACATCCGAGAGCTGCTGGGCCACAAGGTTGATCTCAACTTTATCGAACGGAACCCTGCGGTGAGATTAGAGAAGGAGTAA
- a CDS encoding ras family-domain-containing protein has product MAEQQTPTFKLVLVGDGGTGKTTFVKRHLTGEFEKKYMATLGVEVHPLGFTTNFGQIQFDVWDTAGQEKFGGLRDGYYINGQCGIIMFDVTSRITYKNVPNWHRDLVRVCENIPIVLCGNKVDVKERKVKAKTITFHRKKNLQYYDISAKSNYNFEKPFLWLARKLVGNPQLEFVAAPALAPPTAQVDEKLLEEYRKEMDEAAAMPLPGELSDDDL; this is encoded by the exons ATGGCTGAGCAGCAGACTCCTACCTTCAAGCTCGTGCTTGTCGGTGACGGTGGTACCGGAAAG ACCACCTTCGTCAAGCGTCACTTGACTGGTGAATTTGAGAAGAAGTACATGGCCACCCTCGGTGTCGAGGTTCACCCTCTTGGCTTCACCACC AACTTCGGTCAGATTCAGTTCGATGTCTGGGATACCGCCGGTCAAGAGAAGTTTGGCGGTCTCCGTGATGGTTACTACATCAACGGCCAGTGCGGTATCATCATGTTCGATGTTACCTCCCGCATTACCTACAAGAACGTCCCCAACTGGCACC GTGATCTCGTCCGAGTTTGCGAGAACATCCCCATCGTTCTCTGCGGTAACAAGGTCGATGTGAAGGAgcgcaaggtcaaggccaagaccatCACTTTCCACCGCAAGAAGAACCTCCAGTACTACGACATCTCTGCCAAGTCCAACTACAACTTCGAGAAGCCTTTCCTCTGGCTCGCCCGCAAGCTTGTCGGAAACCCTCAGCTT GAGTTCGTTGCTGCTCCCGCTCTGGCTCCCCCCACTGCCCAGGTCGACGAGAAGCTCCTGGAGGAGTACCGCAAGGAGATGGACGAGGCCGCCGCCATGCCTCTGCCTGGTGAGCTTTCCGACGACGATCTGTAA
- a CDS encoding RNA 3'-terminal phosphate cyclase/enolpyruvate transferase: MSNSTPEFLRFTGHRSFTQRLILSTLTGRPIHISKIRSTSPTNPGLAPHEISFLRLLEAVTNGSSMQISYTGTTITYHPGLITGTIAGFGASDGDVIEHNISVNNTRGVTYFLMPLCLLAPFSKAHMNVRFTGPGVITSSTETGDISVDSFRTAILPLFALFGIPPARIELRVLQRSCAGPGGKGGGGCVELRFASQVRLPKTLHLNRSPGRIKRIRGVAYCTGVSASNNARMIHSAREILNPLVSDIHIAAQYDQAPLVPTGDKAGSKRRLGIGFGLSLVAESSAVGILYSADVVVPPQGGVVPEDIGKQCAFQLLENISQGGCATQVSAKTMLVLMAMGSEDVGRLRIGREVLANEEMVILARDLKTFGASSWGLRDVGDDTNDIIVSVKGTGVGNVGRKIA; encoded by the coding sequence ATGTCGAATTCCACGCCAGAATTCCTCCGATTCACAGGACATCGATCCTTCACCCAGCGTCTAATTCTCTCGACGCTGACCGGTCGACCTATCCACATTTCCAAGATCCGAAGCACATCGCCTACGAATCCAGGTCTTGCCCCCCATGAGATTTCTTTCTTGCGCCTGCTTGAGGCTGTCACCAATGGCAGTTCCATGCAAATTTCTTATACCGGTACAACTATAACATATCACCCCGGCCTTATCACCGGAACTATCGCTGGTTTTGGCGCTTCTGACGGCGATGTCATTGAGCACAACATCTCCGTTAACAATACCCGCGGCGTCACCTACTTCCTTATGCCTCTCTGTTTACTTGCGCCCTTTTCCAAGGCGCACATGAACGTCCGATTCACTGGTCCTGGCGTTATAACATCGTCCACCGAGACAGGGGACATCTCCGTCGATTCTTTCCGAACTGCCATCCTCCCTCTCTTTGCCCTGTTTGGCATCCCTCCCGCACGGATAGAGCTTAGGGTACTTCAACGATCATGCGCTGGACCCGGTGGAAAGGGTGGCGGTGGCTGTGTGGAGTTGCGATTCGCAAGCCAAGTGCGACTACCGAAGACACTGCATCTCAACCGAAGCCCTGGTCGGATAAAGCGCATTCGCGGTGTCGCATACTGTACTGGAGTATCCGCCTCCAACAACGCCCGCATGATTCACTCAGCACGAGAGATCCTGAATCCTTTGGTTTCCGACATTCATATCGCTGCGCAGTATGACCAGGCACCGCTTGTACCCACTGGCGACAAGGCAGGAAGCAAGAGACGGCTTGGAATAGGATTCGGTTTGAGCTTGGTCGCTGAGTCAAGCGCTGTTGGAATCCTCTACTCTGCAGACGTAGTCGTTCCTCCCCAGGGCGGCGTTGTTCCTGAGGATATTGGAAAGCAGTGCGCTTTCCAGCTACTGGAGAACATCTCCCAAGGTGGCTGTGCCACCCAGGTTTCAGCCAAGACTATGCTTGTGCTTATGGCTATGGGATCAGAGGATGTTGGTCGTCTTAGAATCGGTAGGGAAGTGCTCGCAAACGAAGAGATGGTTATCCTCGCGAGAGACCTGAAGACGTTTGGCGCAAGCAGTTGGGGCTTGAGAGACGTTGGGGACGATACGAATGATATCATTGTTTCTGTTAAAGGCACTGGCGTTGGTAATGTTGGAAGAAAGATAGCGTAA
- a CDS encoding Alpha/Beta hydrolase protein, translating into MMTRQATRFTPEVLISAPRRSTGVPNSTGELVLYTISSYSFDSHSKSFQIRVLNIKDDSSHLVSEDAHVSDPIWIGEKEIALIRTNDNGCSSLYQQHVLDGSEARLIKSFAGSISNPKAKALSDGKVAFICSAVTTPKGNMYWQATEPKTYTTAKIYTGLFVRHWDTWNTENQNSLWYGVITKKNGRWVFEKDGLTNLLAGTQLSSPVPPFGGAGDFDISENGIAFVAKDPELNPARNTKTDLYYVPIRSWTDKPPQPQIVKTGRLRGYSSAPTFSNDGKKLAFARMKHQQYESDKTRLLLIPNVDDLSNVQEFYQTDDDEGGWDLRPDWVIWKKDDTELYVAAEKHGRSMLWKLPSDTLKARDLPEAIHKEGSVVEAHTLEGSDSLLITSKSRIESSSYGVLDPETKVVKVISTSSKNGKTFGLSTSQATEIWYPGSAGYDNHALVMLPSHFDKSKKYPLALLIHGGPQSAWTDDWSTRWNPAIFAEQGYIAVCPNPTGSTGYGQAHIDAIANHWGGAPYEDLVKCFEYLKNHVDYVDTDRAVALGASYGGYMINWIQGHDLGRKFKALVCHDGVFSTQNQWSTEELFFPEHDFGGTLWENRAGYEKWDPSLHTGNWSTPQLVIHNELDYRLPISEGLAMFNVLQAREVPSKLVMFPDENHWVLKPENSLVWHREVLNWINKYSGIADDEAKLEKQTEGMTV; encoded by the exons ATGATGACGAGGCAGGCCACGCGGTTCACACCCGAGGTGCTGATTTCGGCCCCGCGTCGTTCAACTGGAGTCCCAAACTCCACTGGGGAGCTCGTTCTCTATACG ATCTCGTCGTACTCATTCGATAGCCACTCCAAGTCGTTCCAGATCCGTGTTCTCAATATCAAAGATGACTCTTCTCATCTCGTTTCCGAGGACGCCCATGTTAGCGATCCTATTTGGATTGGAGAGAAAGAGATTGCTTTGATTAGAACAAATGATAACGGCTGCTCATCTCTCTACCAGCAGCATGTCTTGGATGGTTCCGA GGCACGCTTGATTAAATCTTTTGCAGGCAGCATCTCTAAcccaaaggcaaaggcacTATCTGATGGCAAGGTTGCGTTCATTTGCTCCGCAGTGACTACACCCAAGGGCAACATGTATTGGCAGGCAACCGAGCCCAAGACATATACAACTGCTAAGATATATACTGGCCTTTTCGTTCGCCACTGGGATACCTGGAACACCGAGAACCAGAACTCGCTTTGGTACGGCGTGATCACCAAGAAAAATGGTAGATGGGTGTTTGAGAAGGATGGGCTCACAAACCTCTTGGCCGGTACGCAACTGAGCTCACCTGTCCCTCCTTTTGGTGGAGCAGGGGACTTTGACATTTCAGAGAATGGAATCGCCTTCGTTGCTAAGGATCCAGAGTTGAACCCGGCgagaaacaccaagacaGATCTGTACTACGTACCCATCAGGTCTTGGACAGACAAGCCTCCTCAGCCACAGATCGTCAAGACTGGACGACTGCGCGGCTATAGTAGTGCCCCTACTTTCTCCAATGACGGCAAGAAGTTGGCATTCGCTAGAATGAAGCACCAGCAGTATGAATCTGATAAGACAAGACTGTTGTTGATCCCCAACGTGGATGACTTAAGTAACGTTCAAGAGTTTTACCAGACagacgatgacgagggcGGTTGGGATTTGAGGCCTGATTGGGTTATTTGGAAAAAAGACGACACTGAGCTGTATGTTGCGGCTGAGAAACATGGGAGATCAATGCTTTGGAAGCTACCATCTGATACTCTGAAAGCTCGTGATCTTCCCGAGGCCATTCACAAAGAAGGGTCTGTCGTTGAGGCCCACACTCTGGAAGGCAGTGACTCTCTTCTCATTACATCCAAGTCGCGAATCGAGAGCTCGAGCTACGGAGTCCTGGACCCGGAGACCAAGGTTGTTAAAGTGATCTCCACCAGTTCCAAAAACGGCAAGACATTCGGTCTCTCCACGTCTCAAGCAACCGAGATATGGTACCCCGGGTCGGCCGGCTATGATAACCACGCTCTTGTGATGCTGCCTTCCCACTTCGACAAAAGCAAGAAGTATCCTTTGGCCCTCCTAATACATGGCGGCCCTCAATCAGCATGGACAGATGATTGGAGTACTCGCTGGAACCCGGCCATCTTCGCTGAGCAGGGCTATATAGCTGTGTGCCCCAACCCCACCGGCAGTACTGGATACGGGCAAGCTCATATTGATGCGATTGCCAACCACTGGGGAGGTGCTCCATACGAAGATCTGGTGAAGTGCTTTGAGTATCTCAAGAATCATGTTGATTATGTTGATACTGATCGAGCTGTTGCTCTGGGAGCCTCATACGGTGGATACATGATTA ATTGGATTCAAGGCCATGATTTGGGCCGCAAGTTTAAGGCTTTAGTGTGCCATGATGGCGTCTTCTCAACACAGAATCAATGGTCGACTGAagagctcttcttcccagAGCATGATTTCGGTGGAACCCTGTGGGAGAACCGTGCTGGATATGAGAAGTGGGATCCGTCTCTGCATACTGGCAATTGGTCCACCCCTCAGCTA GTCATTCATAACGAACTCGACTACCGACTGCCCATCTCAGAAGGATTGGCCATGTTCAATGTCTTGCAGGCTCGTGAAGTACCTAGCAAGCTTGTCATGTTCCCCGATGAGAATCAT TGGGTGCTGAAGCCGGAGAACTCACTCGTTTGGCATAGAGAGGTCCTGAATTGGATCAACAAGTACAGTGGCATCGCAGATGATgaggccaagcttgagaagcagacTGAGGGGATGACTGTATAA
- a CDS encoding ATP-NAD kinase-like domain-containing protein has product MPSLRQTEPSESDSQPASSAGPLPGFTSVSKNSTAATPSQSLTDALNDLAKSRLTAGAINTPNTARTYTSTSSNDTTSSDMAATILASTLQSPCFYHQRFADAVDIGKVLEEIKNDVSMSHSRLVATATGVREVSKQLQRRPIKRAVRNIMIVTKARDNQLVYLTRELAGWLLRTPRYGSDLGVNVYVDAKLRNSRRFDSSGLLAENPRFQHMLKYWTPDLCWSQPEKFDLVLTLGGDGTVLFTSWLFQRIVPPVLSFSLGSLGFMTTFEFEKYKEHLNRVMGDDGMKINLRMRFTCTVHRSNRGAGALDAPKLEEPEQFEVLNELVIDRGPSPYVSNLELYGDDELLTVVQADGCIFSTPTGSTAYSLSAGGALVHPDIPAILLTPICPHTLSFRPMVLSDTMALRVVVPRNSRATAYCAFDGKGRLELRQGDHVTITASQYPFPTVTRTDTEWFDSVSRTLRWNVRASAQKPFDADTGDSCNDDDDIGWDIDTDSACYASEDGSVSASPIRRQMSLLGM; this is encoded by the coding sequence ATGCCTTCTCTTCGCCAGACGGAACCTTCAGAGTCTGACTCTCAACCAGCCTCTTCCGCTGGCCCTCTACCTGGCTTCACGAGTGTGTCTAAGAACTCTACCGCTGCCACGCCTTCGCAAAGCCTAACTGATGCCCTCAATGACCTCGCCAAGTCTCGCTTGACCGCAGGCGCCATTAACACACCCAACACCGCCCGGACTTACACTTCCACCTCTAGCAATGACACAACTTCATCTGATATGGCCGCTACCATTCTCGCCTCAACTTTACAGTCGCCATGTTTCTACCATCAGCGATTTGCTGATGCTGTCGACATCGGCAAGGTCCTCGAGGAAATCAAGAATGATGTTTCCATGTCACATTCGCGTCTTGTCGCGACTGCAACTGGTGTTCGAGAGGTTTCCAAGCAGCTTCAGCGTCGTCCCATCAAGCGCGCAGTCCGCAACATCATGATTGTCACCAAGGCACGCGACAACCAGCTCGTCTACCTTACTCGCGAGCTTGCCGGGTGGCTTCTGCGAACCCCACGTTATGGCTCCGACCTCGGCGTGAATGTCTACGTCGATGCTAAGCTTCGCAACTCACGACGTTTTGATTCATCTGGTCTCCTCGCCGAGAACCCCCGCTTCCAGCACATGCTCAAGTACTGGACACCCGATCTGTGCTGGAGTCAGCCTGAGAAGTTCGATCTTGTCTTGACTCTTGGTGGCGATGGTACCGTCCTCTTCACCTCATGGCTCTTCCAGCGCATTGTACCTCCTGTGCTCTCATTCAGTCTGGGAAGTCTAGGTTTCATGACCACgtttgagtttgagaagTACAAAGAACATCTCAACAGAGTCATGGGCGATGATGGCATGAAGATTAACCTCCGCATGCGCTTCACGTGTACTGTTCATCGCAGCAATCGTGGAGCCGGTGCTTTGGACGCACCCAAGCTCGAAGAACCCGAGCAATTCGAAGTTCTTAACGAACTCGTCATCGATCGTGGTCCTTCCCCCTATGTGTCCAACCTGGAGCTCtatggtgatgatgaactCCTCACTGTTGTACAAGCCGATGGTTGCATCTTCTCCACCCCAACTGGCTCTACAGCATATTCTCTATCTGCCGGTGGCGCTCTTGTTCACCCTGACATTCCTGCCATCCTTCTTACACCCATCTGCCCTCATACCCTATCATTCCGACCCATGGTCCTTTCTGATACCATGGCTCTCCGAGTTGTTGTTCCTCGGAATTCTCGAGCCACTGCCTATTGCGCTTTTGATGGCAAGGGTCGACTCGAGCTGCGACAAGGTGACCACGTCACAATCACTGCCTCTCAGTACCCCTTCCCTACTGTGACACGCACCGATACAGAGTGGTTTGACAGCGTGAGCCGTACTCTCCGCTGGAACGTCAGAGCTTCCGCACAGAAGCCTTTCGATGCCGACACCGGAGATAGTTgcaacgatgatgacgatatcGGTTGGGACATTGACACCGACAGTGCATGCTACGCAAGTGAAGATGGGAGTGTCAGTGCCAGCCCCATCCGTCGGCAAATGAGCCTTCTAGGTATGTGA
- a CDS encoding exosome non-catalytic core subunit RRP46, whose protein sequence is MAPLAEPAAELSHLAKADGSATFSYGGYAVIAAVNGPVEAQRRDENAFEALVDVIVRPAAGVGGTRERQLESIMQAAIRQLIPVRDYPRCVIQITLQVAETPENAYVNAKLVQAQLNLPIIPALLHSAILGLLSAAIPLKSIGAATLLAIPEEEGKDIIVDPSAVDIDHAKSVHVLGFTSHDELLLSESEGAFTPAEWTNVLQLGQRICCEHQQPGFDTTMSGDDMESRSMRQFIRSVMEAKVAEDLYWK, encoded by the exons atggcTCCTTTAGCTGAACCTGCAGCAGAGCTGTCACATCTCGCCAAAGCTGACGGCTCTGCGACATTCTCATACGGGGGATATGCCGTGATAGCCGCTGTCAATGGCCCTGTAGAAGCCCAAAGACGAGATGAGAATGCCTTCGAGGCTCTAGTGGACGTCATTGTTCGTCCTGCCGCTGGCGTTGGAG GTACCCGTGAGAGACAGCTTGAGTCAATCATGCAGGCAGCGATCAGGCAACTTATCCCTGTGAGAGACTACCCTCGGTGTGTGATCCAGATCACTCTTCAGGTAGCGGAGACACCTGAGAATGCCTACGTCAACGCAAAACTGGTCCAGGCACAGTTG AATCTCCCTATCATTCCTGCACTTCTTCACTCTGCCATCCTGGGACTCCTCAGCGCTGCCATCCCTCTGAAGAGTATTGGCGCGGCGACCCTTCTTGCTATTCCAGAAGAGGAGGGCAAGGACATTATCGTCGATCCAAGCGCTGTCGATATTGATCATGCTAAGTCGGTTCACGTTCTCGGTTTCACTTCTCATGATGAGTTGCTCTTGTCGGAGAGCGAGGGCGCCTTCACTCCCGCCGAATGGACCAATGTTCTTCAGCTTGGACAACGTATATGCTGCGAGCATCAACAGCCTGGTTTCGATACAACCATGTCCGGCGATGACATGGAGTCAAGAAGCATGAGACAGTTCATCCGCTCTGTCATGGAAGCGAAGGTGGCGGAGGATCTCTACTGGAAATGA
- a CDS encoding uncharacterized protein (fungal domain of unknown function-domain containing protein) codes for MSDDASPSSTAPNEASTAEPVNVSSGSRVTWNLPREHSRSARSRAQLHPQRRKKKKSRKKRNPGLARKLEFVTHLLRSLDTLVFAELSGLYYMECSMFRFILRSVGQYLYLTPKDESFPFLMPASPIHVCLVLIPNIICILLHIFVSLPVGPDYHRGYMHGGLVIDFIGQKPPTSRIYYVLADVMILAVQCLMLTVHTERERLRVTLKTFRPMVPDVAQEMVPTIEDLDAEERGVSRDMPGSLPADEEDGIELQPLRRTSTTEEANSTSGESEPSAREPLIDEPTRSHLSDVLSSGNAIIGEYHVLHSLHNAALNIERTAAYSLRTISYGATMASIEARRRGLNVPARTVQNDRQ; via the exons ATGAGCGATGATGCCTCGCCGAGCTCTACGGCGCCGAATGAAGCTTCCACGGCCGAACCAGTCAATGTTTCATCCGGCAGCCGTGTCACATGGAATCTACCACGCGAGCATTCGAGATCAGCTCGGTCGCGCGCCCAGTTGCACCCTCAGCGtcgcaagaagaagaaaagcagGAAGAAGCGCAACCCTGGATTAGCGAGAAAGTTGGAATTTGTCACACATTTGCTCAGGAGTCTTGATACCCTGGTTTTCGCGGAGCTGAGTGGACTGTACTATATGGA GTGCTCAATGTTTCGATTCATCCTGAGATCTGTTGGCCAGTACTTATATCTCACGCCGAAGGATGAGTCATTTCCTTTCTTAATGCCTGCGAGTCCCATACATGTGTGTCTCGTTCTCATTCCTAACATCATCTGCATACTTCTGCATATTTTTGTTTCTCTGCCTGTCGGTCCTGACTACCACCGAGGCTATATGCACGGTGGCCTGGTCATCGACTTCATAGGGCAAAAGCCCCCCACTTCTCGCATTTACTATGTTCTAGCAGATGTCATGATCCTCGCCGTTCAATGTCTAATGCTGACGGTCCATACTGAGCGGGAGAGACTGCGGGTGACTCTTAAGACCTTCCGACCTATGGTGCCTGATGTGGCTCAGGAGATGGTTCCTACCATAGAAGATCTGGATGCGGAAGAGCGTGGAGTATCAAGGGACATGCCCGGCTCATTACCagctgatgaggaggacgGCATCGAGTTGCAACCCTTGCGACGTACCAGTACAACTGAGGAGGCCAACTCAACGTCGGGAGAATCAGAGCCGTCGGCTAGAGAGCCACTCATCGATGAACCAACACGGTCACATCTGTCTGATGTCCTGAGTTCCGGAAATGCGATCATCGGCGAATATCATGTTCTTCACTCACTTCACAATGCAGCGTTGAATATTGAGAGAACAGCCGCATATTCTCTCCGTACAATTAGCTATGGAGCAACTATGGCTTCCATTGAAGCGCGGAGACGAGGCCTCAATGTGCCAGCTCGAACAGTTCAGAACGATAGACAATGA